A DNA window from Acetobacter aceti NBRC 14818 contains the following coding sequences:
- the pstB gene encoding phosphate ABC transporter ATP-binding protein PstB → MTTQTDNGQAVAEKPAISVKSLDFYYGEHKALRNISMDFARRKVTGMIGPSGCGKSTLLRVLNRMYDLYPGQRATGEVVFDGRNIIGPGIDLNRLRARVGMVFQKPTPFPMSIYDNIAFGVKLHEKLSRSEMDGRVEDVLRRVALWTEVKDRLKASATALSGGQQQRLCIARTIATRPEVVLLDEPTSALDPVSTARIEELLDELKKEFTIAIVTHNMQQAARCADQVAFFYLGELVEMDSTDRMFTAPKETRTQDYITGRFG, encoded by the coding sequence ATGACCACCCAGACAGACAACGGACAGGCTGTCGCGGAAAAACCGGCGATTTCCGTGAAATCGCTCGACTTCTATTACGGCGAGCACAAGGCGCTTCGTAACATCTCCATGGATTTCGCCCGCCGCAAGGTGACCGGCATGATCGGACCCTCCGGCTGCGGCAAATCCACGCTGCTCCGCGTGCTCAACCGGATGTATGACCTCTACCCCGGCCAGCGCGCCACCGGCGAGGTGGTGTTTGACGGTCGCAACATCATCGGACCGGGCATTGACCTTAACCGGTTGCGCGCCCGGGTGGGCATGGTCTTCCAGAAACCGACGCCGTTTCCGATGTCGATCTATGACAACATCGCCTTCGGTGTGAAACTGCATGAGAAACTCTCCCGCTCCGAGATGGACGGGCGTGTCGAGGACGTGCTGCGTCGTGTCGCGCTCTGGACTGAAGTGAAGGATCGCCTGAAGGCTTCTGCGACCGCGCTGTCCGGCGGCCAGCAGCAGCGTCTCTGCATCGCCCGCACCATCGCCACCCGTCCGGAAGTCGTGCTGCTGGATGAACCGACAAGTGCTCTCGACCCCGTCTCCACGGCCCGCATCGAAGAACTGCTTGACGAACTCAAGAAAGAATTCACCATCGCCATTGTGACGCACAACATGCAGCAGGCGGCGCGCTGCGCTGACCAGGTCGCATTCTTCTATCTTGGTGAGCTGGTGGAAATGGACAGCACTG
- the pstA gene encoding phosphate ABC transporter permease PstA has translation MTQLNDTTQPAVTDGWKVNSSLAMRRRLMDRLATVLSLCATAVALIALGSILFTLIIRGAGGLSLITFTHSTASPGLNGGLANAIVGSLIQTAASILIGAPIGMMCGIYLADYGRGWMASTTRFVSDMLLSAPSILIGLFIYELVVVPTGHFSGFAGSLALAILALPIVVRTTEDMLRLVPVSLREAGIGLGASKWRVILFICLRAARTGVLTGVLLAIARVAGETAPLLFTSLGNLDWSVSLARPMASLPVTIYQYAGSAFDDWVQLAWTGALLVTVGVLLINILVRVGFGRKGA, from the coding sequence ATGACGCAGTTGAACGACACGACCCAGCCTGCCGTGACCGATGGCTGGAAGGTCAACAGTTCGCTGGCGATGCGTCGCCGTCTGATGGACCGTCTGGCGACCGTGCTCAGCCTCTGCGCAACGGCTGTAGCGCTGATTGCATTGGGCTCGATCCTGTTCACGCTGATCATACGCGGCGCGGGCGGTCTCTCGCTGATCACCTTCACCCATTCGACGGCATCGCCGGGACTGAATGGCGGACTGGCGAACGCCATTGTCGGCAGTCTTATCCAGACTGCGGCTTCAATCCTGATCGGTGCACCGATCGGCATGATGTGCGGCATCTATCTGGCGGATTATGGACGCGGCTGGATGGCCAGCACCACGCGCTTTGTCTCGGACATGCTGCTGTCCGCGCCGTCGATCCTGATCGGCCTGTTCATCTATGAGTTGGTAGTCGTGCCGACAGGGCATTTCTCCGGTTTCGCCGGCTCTCTGGCGCTGGCGATTCTGGCGCTGCCCATCGTGGTCCGCACAACGGAGGACATGCTGCGTCTGGTGCCTGTGTCCCTTCGGGAGGCAGGCATCGGGCTGGGTGCCTCCAAGTGGCGCGTCATTCTCTTCATCTGCCTGCGTGCGGCCCGCACGGGGGTCCTGACCGGTGTGCTGCTGGCCATCGCCCGCGTGGCGGGTGAAACCGCGCCACTGCTGTTCACCTCTCTGGGCAATCTGGACTGGTCCGTCAGTCTGGCGCGCCCGATGGCCAGCCTTCCGGTCACCATCTACCAGTATGCTGGTTCCGCCTTTGATGACTGGGTCCAGCTTGCATGGACCGGCGCCCTGCTGGTCACGGTAGGCGTCCTGCTCATCAATATTCTTGTCCGTGTCGGCTTTGGCCGTAAGGGAGCGTAA